The following is a genomic window from Deltaproteobacteria bacterium.
GGCGCGGACGGCGTCTTTGGAACGGCCGACGACGTCACCTCGCTCAATCGCATCGTGGTGCCGGAGGGCGCGCCGGTGCTGGTGGAGTTGGCCGCAACCGACGTCATTCACAGCTTCTTCGTGCCTGCCCTGCGCCTGAAGCGCGACGCCGTTCCTGGCCGCATCGGCACCGTGAGCTTCACCGCGACCACGACAGGTACCTTCGAGATCGCCTGCGCGCAGCTCTGCGGCGTGAACCACTACAAGATGCGCGGCGAGCTGGAGGTCGTCTCGCCGAGCGAGTACGCCACGTGGCTCGCGCGCGGGAGCGATCTCGCGACCCGTGGCTACGACCCCGACGACAAATCCGCCCACTGGGCCTGGCCCTGGATGGCCGCCCGATGATCGCCGGGTCGTTCTTCTCGCGATATATCGTGAGCACCGACCACAAGACGGTCGGCAAGCAGTACCTCTGGGCGGGCCTGGTGTTCCTGGCGCTGGGTGGCTTTCTGGCGATGCTCTTGCGCTGGCAGCTCGCGTTCCCGGGCGCGCGGGTGCCGCTCGTGGGCGGCCTTCTGTTTCCGGAGAGCGGCGGCGCGCTGAGCCCCGATGTCTACGCAAAGGTCTTCACCACGCACGGCCTGGTGATGATCTTCTTCGCCATCACGCCGGTGCTCATCGGCGCGTTCGGAAACTTCGTGGTGCCCTTGCAGATCGGCGCGCGGGACATGGCGTTTCCGCGGCTGAACGCGGCGTCGTTCTGGATCCTCGTTGCCTCGCAGTTGCTCGCGCTCGCGTCGTTCCTGGCGCCACTGGGTACGGCGTCGGCGGGCTGGACGAGCTATCCGCCGCTCTCGACGAACGTGGGCACGCCGGGCTGGGGCCAGTCGGTGATGGTGCTGGCGCTGCTCGTGAACGGCTTCTCGACGGTGCTCGGCGGCGTGAACCTCATCACCACCGTCATCCGCTTGCGCGCGCCGGGCATGGGCTGGCTGCGCTTGCCGGCGACGACGTGGGGCATGTTCCTCACGTCGATCTTGAACGTCACGTTCGTGCCGGTGCTGGGCAGCGCCGCGCTCCTGCTGCTGCTCGACCGGCACCTGGGCACGCAGTTCTTCATCGCGGGCGCGAGCGCGCGCGCGGGCGGCGGTGATCCCATCGCGTACCAGCACCTGTTCTGGATCTTCGGACACCCGGAGGTCTACATCCTGATCTTGCCGGCGTGGGGCGTGGTCACCGACATCGTCAGCTTCTTCTCGCGCAAGCCCGCCTTTGCGTATCCGCTCACCGTGGGCGCGATGATTGCCGTCACTGCGCTGAGCGGGCTCGTCTACGGGCACCACATGTTCGTGGCTGGCCTCGGGCCGATGCTCGGTCAGGCCTTCATGGCGCTCACGCTGGTGATCAGCATTCCGTCGGCGGTGATCGCGCTGAACTGGCTGCAGACGATCTGGCGCGGCTCGGTGCGCCTCGACTCGCCGATGCTCTACGCGCTCGGCGTCATCATCGTGTTCGGCATGGGCGGGCTGACCGGCGTGCTGCTCGGCGACCTCTCGCTCGACGTCTACCTGCACGACACCATGTTCGTGGTGGGCCACTTCCACCTGATCATGGCGTCGGCGACGTTCCTGGCGTCGTTCGCGGCGATCCACTTCTGGTTCCCCAAGCTGTTCGCGCGGCGGCTCGATGAGAATCTGGCGCGCGCGCACTTCTCGAGCTCGCTGGTGCTGCTCATCCTCGTCTTCGGCGGACAGATGCTCGCGGGCTACAGCGGCCAGCCGCGGCGGCTCTTCGATCCGTACCAGTACGAGTTCTTGAAGCCGCTGCTCCCGCTCAATCGCTGGACGTCCTATGCGGCGTTCGCGCTGGCCACGGCGCAGCTCTTGTTCGTGTGGAACGTGGTGCGCGCGTTCTGGCGCGGCGCGCGCGAAACGGATCCCAATCCGTGGCGCGTGGGCACGCTCGAGTGGACGTGTGCGCCCACGCCGGTTCCGGTGGAGAACTTCGCCGAGGTGCCGCAGGTGCAGCGCGGGCCGCACGCGTTCGATGCTGCGCTGCAGGCCTCGCTGGGCCGCGACTTCCTCGGCCAGGCGGAGCTGGTGTCGGAAGCGAAGCCGCAGTCGGTCGGGGTGAAGTGAATGGATGAGCCTCGCCACTTGGAGCTCGCCAAGCCCGAGCCCGCGAGCGTGCTGCCCTATCGCTCGCCGCACGAGAAGCAGGACACCACCCAGTTCCTGGGCATGGTCATCTTCTTGTGCGCGTGGGTGATGCTCTTCTGCGGCTTGTTCCTCACCTACGGCGTGATTCGCAGCACGCAGCCGAGTTGGCCGCCGCCGGGGATGCCCAAGCCGCCGGTGCTGCTCGCGGGCGTGAACACGGTGCTCATCCTTCTCGCGGGCGTGGCGTACCAGCTCGGACAGCGGGCGCTGCGGAGTGGGGCGCGGGCGCGGTCGATCCAGGCGTTCGCGGCGACGGTGGTGCTGGGCGGCATGTTCCTCGCGCTCCAGGCGGCGATGTGGTCGGACTTGATGGCGCGCGGGCTCTCGCTCGAGTCGGGGCCGTATGGCGAGTTCTTCTTGGTGCTCACCGGCTTTCACGCGCTGCACCTCGGCGTGGGCGAGGCCGCGCTGCTCTACGTGATCAGCCAGACCTGGCGCGGGCTCTTCAACTCCGCGCGGCTGCAGGCGGTGCGGCTCTGGGGCATGTACTGGCACAGCGTGACGGCGATCTGGTGTCTGACGTACCTCTTCGTCTATGTCGTATAACCGCGATGTTAATTAACCATTCGCTAAAGCTCACGCTGCTGACGGGCCTGCTTCTGGCGGGCTGCCACGACGCGAACGTGCCCGCGATGCAGGCC
Proteins encoded in this region:
- a CDS encoding cytochrome C oxidase subunit II, giving the protein MNALGVGLPPDASIDAGRLDVVLHDALFAVSAIFLGCLAVLLVALVRHGRRHTAAAESGATAGKMLRSAGVALGLLGIVDGALFVNALRHPTGALADFAEADKLPGVVRIELNAHQWAWDARYAGADGVFGTADDVTSLNRIVVPEGAPVLVELAATDVIHSFFVPALRLKRDAVPGRIGTVSFTATTTGTFEIACAQLCGVNHYKMRGELEVVSPSEYATWLARGSDLATRGYDPDDKSAHWAWPWMAAR
- a CDS encoding cbb3-type cytochrome c oxidase subunit I is translated as MIAGSFFSRYIVSTDHKTVGKQYLWAGLVFLALGGFLAMLLRWQLAFPGARVPLVGGLLFPESGGALSPDVYAKVFTTHGLVMIFFAITPVLIGAFGNFVVPLQIGARDMAFPRLNAASFWILVASQLLALASFLAPLGTASAGWTSYPPLSTNVGTPGWGQSVMVLALLVNGFSTVLGGVNLITTVIRLRAPGMGWLRLPATTWGMFLTSILNVTFVPVLGSAALLLLLDRHLGTQFFIAGASARAGGGDPIAYQHLFWIFGHPEVYILILPAWGVVTDIVSFFSRKPAFAYPLTVGAMIAVTALSGLVYGHHMFVAGLGPMLGQAFMALTLVISIPSAVIALNWLQTIWRGSVRLDSPMLYALGVIIVFGMGGLTGVLLGDLSLDVYLHDTMFVVGHFHLIMASATFLASFAAIHFWFPKLFARRLDENLARAHFSSSLVLLILVFGGQMLAGYSGQPRRLFDPYQYEFLKPLLPLNRWTSYAAFALATAQLLFVWNVVRAFWRGARETDPNPWRVGTLEWTCAPTPVPVENFAEVPQVQRGPHAFDAALQASLGRDFLGQAELVSEAKPQSVGVK
- a CDS encoding heme-copper oxidase subunit III; translated protein: MDEPRHLELAKPEPASVLPYRSPHEKQDTTQFLGMVIFLCAWVMLFCGLFLTYGVIRSTQPSWPPPGMPKPPVLLAGVNTVLILLAGVAYQLGQRALRSGARARSIQAFAATVVLGGMFLALQAAMWSDLMARGLSLESGPYGEFFLVLTGFHALHLGVGEAALLYVISQTWRGLFNSARLQAVRLWGMYWHSVTAIWCLTYLFVYVV